Proteins encoded in a region of the Salvelinus fontinalis isolate EN_2023a chromosome 17, ASM2944872v1, whole genome shotgun sequence genome:
- the LOC129813585 gene encoding microtubule-associated protein futsch-like isoform X2: MNSPEDSSSFSTQKTSNWTDHQTSTPQPGLSPASPVQTPVSTNPASLSQSLIPPQIQRTTEKGTSDASQPHSERRKRGRPPKDKKPYTVPEHQIQSTLDSDPCSQPEEQRNEGSHLSSPSVEQGDTTSHNVLIAGDHTYSLIRELESEPFVSPQKQRTTEKGTSDASQPHGERRKRGRPPKDKTPHTVPGHQIHQALTDTHPCSQTEAETQSLTPNSPAPGLEDRCPAPVTKRKYTKESETPKVDQPQETDQSQQTVRNWKKTSKVVQSQETDQSQETDQSQETDQSQETDQSQETDQSQETDQSQEMNQSQEMNQSQEPDHSQEPDHSQEPDHSQEPDQSQEIQFHSDSDPCSQREEQTNAVTVTHPLSSNSPVPEDRCQPPDAQTEFETQPLSPVGTSELPSPSKDFQRVQRNEGSHLCSPSVEQGDTTSHNVLIAGDHTDSLTRELEAELFVSPQKQRTTEKGTSDASQPHGERRKRGRPPKDKTPHTVPGHQIHQALTDTHPCSQTEAETQSLTPNSPAPGLEDRCPAPVTKRKYTKESETPKVVQSQETDQSQETDQSQETDQSQETDQSQETDQSQETDHSQETDQSQEINQSQETDHSQETDQSQEIQSPSDSDPCSQREEQTNAVTVTQPLSSNSPVPEDRCQPPDAQTEVETQPLSPSPPVGTSELPSPTKDFQRVQRNEGSHLCSPSVEQGDTTSHNVLIAGDHTDSLTRELEAELFVSPQKQRTTEKGTSDASQPHGEWRKRGRPPKDKTPLTVPGHQIHQALTDTHLCSQPEDQTEAETQSLTPNSPAPGLEDRCPAPVTKRKYTKESETPKVDQPQETDQSQEIQSPTDSDPCSQREEQTNAVTVTHPLSSNSPVPEDRCQPPDAQTEFETQPLSPVGTSELQSPSKDFQRVQRNDGSHLCSRSVEQGDTTSHNVLIAGDHTDSLTRELEAELFVSPQKQRTTEKGTSDASQPHGERRKRGRPPKDKTPHTVPGHQIHQALTDTHPCSQPEDQTEAETQSLTPNSPAPGLEDRCPAPVTKRKYTKKSATPKVDQSRETDQSQESENLSKRKHASKRSQTSKVAQSQETVQSQETVRKWKHTRKSHSHKVDQSQETVGNREKTSEISLKRKLQSQVETVKKKKYTKKSKSRNVVFANPVSLPVLSAELPPSVSSSTHNPPAVPKRKHRKKTQSHRVDSEILSSFPVLSAELSSGLKRSLSPTLSPPAVSSSTNTPKRVRTTNTNTPKRVRTTNTPKRVRGRTKVVQQQMFLSSTPGPRSSIGTVNPFSVSLSPLVPSSKPDSPQNASPITWKLLEHLDKNPEPDGAVPSSKPWGKPRGRPRKDPAGVKKAAVVKGVKKVAVVKGVKKAAVVKGVKKAAVVKGVKKVAVVKKVAVVKGVKKVAVVKGVKKVAVVKGVKKPAVVKGVKKPAVVKGVKKAAVVKGVKKAAVVKGVKKPAVLKGVKKVAVVKGVKKAAVVKKVAVVKGVKKVAVLKGVKKPAVVKGVKKPAVVKGVKKPAVVKGVKKPAVVKGVKKPAVLKGVKKPAVLKGVKKPAVLKGVKKPAVVKGVKKPAVVKGVKKPAVVKGVKKPAVVEGVKKPAVVEGVKKPAVVEGVKKPAVVEGVKKPAVVEGVKKPAVVEGVKKPAVVKGVKKPAVGKRVKDPAVGKRVKDPAVGKRVKDPAVGKRVKTQCGKKVKTAAEGGSQACSSEGPPAKHRRRSRKGLTAEGVERVGLQSDDSTSSQPIQCSRPRFELLELDSPDEDTGDASLSSNLSIELSLQEDHLSSLPLEEEEEQEDEEDLPSFLNNTKPLSITEGICVWCKFRNYPFWPAMVKSVNRKMKKASIVFIDNLLFDKKRIRKGFSVALKTLKPFDCEEADQLVCKARESYDAAIKWCLELIADYRIRIGCGFTGSFIEYFSDDISCPVRRRYPQSTSDLNFPSKLMLEEQFLTSDLGEEEEEGSGQQEEERRRRRRRKLLPDRSKAARNRANEKLVDFIIKQRRVETRLLGVIGGQQQSKWLRWFLAASRSVVDTYLEDEDQLDQVYQYLRGVYETAPLTAPCLADVDRIRLVLDVLLPEAIIYAIAGVDKLSLVKAEDKYLKGPCLSKREREEFDWMIEQQMKMKASIGQRPVH, from the exons ATGAATTCACCAGAGGACAGTTCTTCCTTTTCCACTCAGAAGACCTCAAATTGGACCGACCACCAAACATCCACTCCACAACCAGGACTTAGTCCTGCTAGCCCAGTTCAAACACCTGTTTCAACCAACCCTGCTAGCCTGTCTCAATCACTAATTCCACCCcagatacagaggaccacagagAAAGGAACCTCTGATGCATCACAGCCACACAGTGAACGGCGCAAGAGGGGGAGGCCACCCAAAGACAAGAAACCTTATACTGTCCCAGAACATCAGATCCAGTCCACTTTAGATTCAGACCCATGTTCACAGCCAGAGGAACAGCGTAACGAAGGGTCCCATCTCAGTAGTCCATCTGTAGAACAAGGAGATACAACCAGCCATAATGTTCTAATTGCTGGAGATCACACATATTCACTGATTAGAGAGCTAGAGTCTGAACCATTTGTTTCACCCCAGAAACAGAGGACCACAGAGAAAGGAACCTCTGATGCATCACAGCCACATGGTGAACGGCGCAAGAGGGGGAGGCCACCCAAAGACAAGACACCTCATACTGTCCCAGGACATCAGATCCATCAGGCCCTAACAGATACACACCCATGTTCACAAACAGAGGCTGAGACACAGTCCTTGACACCCAACTCACCTGCGCCTGGCCTTGAGGACAGGTGTCCGGCACCGGTGACAAAGAGGAAGTATACAAAAGAATCGGAGACCCCTAAGGTAGACCAGCCGCAGGAGACTGACCAGTCACAGCAGACCGTAAGAAATTGGAAGAAGACATCTAAGGTAGTCCAGTCACAGGAGACTGACCAGTCACAGGAGACTGACCAGTCACAGGAGACTGACCAGTCACAGGAGACTGACCAGTCACAGGAGACTGACCAGTCACAGGAGACTGACCAGTCACAGGAGATGAACCAGTCACAGGAGATGAACCAGTCACAGGAGCCTGACCATTCGCAGGAGCCTGACCATTCGCAGGAGCCTGACCATTCGCAGGAGCCTGACCAGTCGCAGGAGATCCAGTTCCATTCAGATTCAGACCCATGTTCACAGCGAGAGGAACAAACGAATGCTGTCACAGTGACACATCCCCTGTCATCCAACTCACCTGTGCCTGAGGACAGGTGTCAGCCACCTGATGCCCAAACAGAGTTTGAGACACAGCCTCTGTCACCTGTGGGCACCTCTGAACTACCATCCCCCTCCAAGGATTTCCAAAGGGTACAGCGTAACGAAGGGTCCCATCTCTGTAGTCCATCTGTAGAACAAGGAGATACAACCAGCCATAATGTTCTAATTGCTGGAGATCACACAGATTCACTGACCAGAGAGCTAGAGGCTGAACTATTTGTTTCACCCCAGAAACAGAGGACCACAGAGAAAGGAACCTCTGATGCATCACAGCCACACGGTGAACGGCGCAAGAGGGGGAGGCCACCCAAAGACAAGACACCTCATACTGTCCCAGGACATCAGATCCATCAGGCCCTAACAGATACACACCCATGTTCACAAACAGAGGCTGAGACACAGTCCTTGACACCCAACTCACCTGCGCCTGGCCTTGAGGACAGGTGTCCGGCACCGGTGACAAAGAGGAAGTATACAAAAGAATCGGAGACCCCTAAGGTAGTCCAGTCACAGGAGACTGACCAGTCACAGGAGACTGACCAGTCACAGGAGACTGACCAGTCACAGGAGACTGACCAGTCGCAGGAGACTGACCAGTCGCAGGAGACTGACCATTCGCAGGAGACTGACCAGTCACAGGAGATTAACCAGTCGCAGGAGACTGACCATTCACAGGAGACTGACCAGTCACAGGAGATCCAGTCCCCTTCAGATTCAGACCCATGTTCACAGCGAGAGGAACAAACGAATGCTGTCACAGTGACACAGCCCCTGTCATCCAACTCACCTGTGCCTGAGGACAGGTGTCAGCCACCTGATGCCCAAACAGAGGTTGAGACACAGCCCCTGTCACCCAGCCCACCCGTGGGCACCTCTGAACTACCATCCCCCACCAAGGATTTCCAGAGGGTACAGCGTAACGAAGGGTCCCATCTCTGTAGTCCATCTGTAGAACAAGGAGATACAACCAGCCATAATGTTCTAATTGCTGGAGATCACACAGACTCACTGACCAGAGAGCTAGAGGCTGAACTATTTGTTTCACCCCAGAAACAGAGGACCACAGAGAAAGGAACCTCTGATGCGTCACAGCCACACGGTGAATGGCGCAAGAGGGGGAGGCCACCCAAAGACAAGACACCTCTTACTGTCCCAGGACATCAGATCCATCAGGCCCTAACAGATACACACCTATGTTCACAGCCAGAGGACCAAACAGAGGCTGAGACACAGTCCTTGACACCCAACTCACCTGCGCCTGGCCTTGAGGACAGGTGTCCGGCACCGGTGACAAAGAGGAAGTATACAAAAGAATCGGAGACCCCTAAGGTAGACCAGCCGCAGGAGACTGACCAGTCACAGGAGATCCAGTCCCCTACAGATTCAGACCCATGTTCACAGCGAGAGGAACAAACGAATGCTGTCACAGTGACACATCCCCTGTCATCCAACTCACCTGTGCCTGAGGACAGGTGTCAGCCACCTGATGCCCAAACAGAGTTTGAGACACAGCCTCTGTCACCTGTGGGCACCTCTGAACTACAATCTCCCTCCAAGGATTTCCAGAGGGTACAGCGTAACGATGGGTCCCATCTCTGTAGTCGATCTGTAGAACAAGGAGATACAACCAGCCATAATGTTCTAATTGCTGGAGATCACACAGATTCACTGACCAGAGAGCTAGAGGCTGAACTATTTGTTTCACCCCAGAAACAGAGGACCACAGAGAAAGGAACCTCTGATGCATCACAGCCACACGGTGAACGGCGCAAGAGGGGGAGGCCACCCAAAGACAAGACACCTCATACTGTCCCAGGACATCAGATCCATCAGGCCCTAACAGATACACACCCATGTTCACAGCCAGAGGACCAAACAGAGGCTGAGACACAGTCCTTGACACCCAACTCACCTGCGCCTGGCCTTGAGGACAGGTGTCCGGCACCGGTGACAAAGAGGAAGTATACAAAAAAATCGGCGACCCCTAAGGTAGACCAGTCGCGGGAGACTGACCAGTCACAAGAGAGTGAGAATTTGAGCAAGAGGAAGCATGCATCTAAAAGGTCACAGACCTCCAAGGTAGCTCAATCACAGGAGACTGTCCAGTCGCAAGAGACTGTGAGAAAGTGGAAACATACTAGAAAGTCACATAGCCATAAAGTAGACCAGTCACAGGAAACTGTGGGAAATAGGGAGAAGACATCTGAAATATCGCTGAAACGTAAGCTACAGTCACAAGTGGAGActgtaaaaaagaaaaaatataCTAAGAAATCAAAGAGCCGTAATGTAGTCTTTGCCAACCCCGTCTCACTCCCTGTGCTATCTGCAGAACTCCCCCCCAGCGTTTCCTCTTCcacacacaaccctcctgctgtCCCAAAgagaaaacatagaaaaaaaacACAGAGCCACAGGGTAGACTCTGAGATCCTTTCTTCATTCCCTGTTCTATCTGCAGAACTCTCTTCTGGCCTAAAGAGGAGCCTCTCTCCTACTCTCAGCCCTCCTGCCGTCTCTTCCTCGACAAACACACCTAAGAGAGTCAGAacgacaaacacaaacacacctaaGAGAGTCAGAACGACAAACACACCTAAGAGAGTCAGAGGCAGAACTAAGGTGGTCCAGCAGCAGATGTTTCTTAGCTCCACCCCAGGCCCCAGATCCTCCATAGGAACAGTCaaccccttctctgtctctctgtctcccctggtCCCCAGCTCTAAGCCAGACAGCCCTCAGAACGCCTCACCTATCACCTGGAAGCTGTTAGAACATCTAGACAAG AATCCAGAGCCAGACGGAGCTGTACCCAGCAGTAAACCTTGGGGTAAACCCAGAGGTCGACCAAGGAAGGACCCGGCTGGAGTGAAGAAGGCGGCTGTAGTGAAGGGAGTGAAGAAG GTGGCTGTAGTGAAGGGAGTGAAGAAGGCGGCTGTAGTGAAGGGAGTGAAGAAGGCGGCTGTAGTGAAGGGAGTGAAGAAGGTGGCTGTAGTGAAGAAGGTGGCTGTAGTGAAGGGAGTGAAGAAGGTGGCTGTAGTGAAGGGAGTGAAGAAGGTGGCTGTAGTGAAGGGAGTGAAGAAGCCGGCTGTAGTGAAGGGAGTGAAGAAGCCGGCTGTAGTGAAGGGAGTGAAGAAGGCGGCTGTAGTGAAGGGAGTGAAGAAGGCGGCTGTAGTGAAGGGAGTGAAGAAGCCGGCTGTATTGAAGGGAGTGAAGAAGGTGGCTGTAGTGAAGGGAGTGAAGAAGGCGGCTGTAGTGAAGAAGGTGGCTGTAGTGAAGGGAGTGAAGAAGGTGGCTGTATTGAAGGGAGTGAAGAAGCCGGCTGTAGTGAAGGGAGTGAAGAAGCCGGCTGTAGTGAAGGGAGTGAAGAAGCCGGCTGTAGTGAAGGGAGTGAAGAAGCCGGCTGTAGTGAAGGGAGTGAAGAAGCCGGCTGTATTGAAGGGAGTGAAGAAGCCGGCTGTATTGAAGGGAGTGAAGAAGCCGGCTGTATTGAAGGGAGTGAAGAAGCCGGCTGTAGTGAAGGGAGTGAAGAAGCCGGCTGTAGTGAAGGGAGTGAAGAAGCCGGCTGTAGTGAAGGGAGTGAAGAAGCCGGCTGTAGTGGAGGGAGTGAAGAAGCCGGCTGTAGTGGAGGGAGTGAAGAAGCCGGCTGTAGTGGAGGGAGTGAAGAAGCCGGCTGTAGTGGAGGGAGTGAAGAAGCCGGCTGTAGTGGAGGGAGTGAAGAAGCCGGCTGTAGTGGAGGGAGTGAAGAAGCCGGCTGTAGTGAAGGGAGTGAAGAAGCCGGCTGTAGGGAAGAGAGTGAAGGACCCGGCTGTAGGGAAGAGAGTGAAGGACCCGGCTGTAGGGAAGAGAGTGAAGGACCCGGCTGTAGGGAAGAGAGTGAAGACTCAGTGTGGTAAGAAGGTGAAGACTGCAGCAGAGGGAGGTTCCCAGGCCTGCAGCTCAGAGGGGCCTCCAGCCAAGCACAGACGTAGAAGCAGGAAGGGTCTTACagcagagggagtggagagagtcGGGCTGCAGAGCGACGACAGCACCAGCTCTCAGCCAATCCAATGCTCCAGACCACGGTTTGAGCTACTGGAGTTGGACTCACCGGACGAAGACACAGGAGATGCCTCCCTGTCCTCAAACCTGTCCATCGAACTGAGCCTACAGGAAGACCACTTGTCATCACTTCCtcttgaagaggaggaagagcaggaggatgaggaagatctGCCCAGTTTCTTAAATAACACAA AGCCGCTGTCCATAACAGAGGGAATATGTGTTTGGTGCAAATTTAGAAACTATCCTTTCTGGCCGGCAATG GTGAAAAGCGTGAACCGGAAGATGAAGAAAGCCAGCATTGTGTTTATTGACAACCTGCTGTTTGACAAGAAGAGGATACGAAAAGG CTTCTCTGTGGCCCTAAAAACATTGAAGCCTTTTGACTGTGAAGAGGCTGATCAGCTTGTG TGTAAAGCCAGAGAGAGTTATGATGCTGCCATCAAATGGTGCCTGGAGCTGATCGCCGACTATAGAATCCGTATCG GATGTGGCTTCACCGGCTCCTTCATTGAATACTTTTCTGATGACATAA GCTGTCCTGTGAGGAGACGTTATCCTCAGAGTACCTCTGACCTCAACTTCCCCAGTAAGCTGATGTTGGAGGAGCAGTTTTTAACCTCTGACcttggggaggaagaggaggagggcagcggccagcaggaggaggagaggagaaggaggaggaggaggaagctgCTGCCTGACCGCTCCAAGGCAGCACGTAACCGTGCCAATGAGAAACTGGTGGACTTCATCATTAAGCAACGCCGGGTGGAGACACGCCTTCTA ggtGTGATCGGCGGGCAGCAACAATCCAAGTGGCTGCGATGGTTCCTGGCAGCCAGTCGGTCAGTAGTGGACACCTACCTGGAGGATGAGGACCAGCTGGACCAGGTGTATCAGTACCTGAGGGGGGTGTATGAGACCGCCCCCCTCACCGCCCCCTGCCTGGCTGACGTTGACCGCATACGTCTCGTACTGGACGTCCTCTTACCTGAG GCTATTATCTATGCCATAGCTGGAGTGGACAAGTTGTCACTGGTGAAGGCAGAGGACAAATACCTAAAAGGGCCCTGTCTGAGTAAAAG GGAAAGAGAGGAGTTTGATTGGATGATCGAGCAACAGATGAAAATGAAAGCATCGATCGGTCAGCGTCCTGTGCACTGA